In a single window of the Deinococcus aetherius genome:
- a CDS encoding SGNH/GDSL hydrolase family protein, with the protein MTTLFKRRAFKTVAGSVSLALGLLLSGCMGPGEAVSPPAPPASGALQLMPLGDSITDGYSIPGGYRIELFRKLSARVAGLDFVGSQENGPSALLDRDHEGHSGWRIDQLAAQVDGWLDGHPPHTILLMIGTNDLIQNRDPANAPARLGALLDQMSARRPEARILVASLPPLANAAQNAWVERFNAALPGVVKTRADQGKKVAFVDVGAALTLADLADGVHPDAGGYSKLADVWEQALLNTPGALTP; encoded by the coding sequence ATGACTACTTTGTTCAAGCGCCGGGCTTTCAAAACCGTGGCCGGTTCCGTCTCACTCGCGCTGGGCCTGCTGCTCAGCGGCTGCATGGGTCCGGGTGAGGCCGTCTCTCCTCCCGCCCCTCCTGCTTCCGGTGCCTTGCAGCTCATGCCGCTGGGAGACTCGATCACCGACGGCTACAGCATTCCGGGCGGCTACAGGATCGAACTGTTCCGCAAGCTCTCGGCCCGGGTTGCCGGGCTGGACTTCGTGGGCTCGCAGGAGAACGGCCCGAGTGCCCTGCTCGACCGCGACCACGAGGGGCACAGCGGCTGGCGCATCGACCAACTCGCCGCGCAGGTGGACGGCTGGCTCGACGGTCACCCGCCGCACACCATCCTGCTGATGATCGGCACGAACGACCTCATCCAGAACCGCGACCCGGCGAACGCTCCCGCCCGCCTGGGCGCCCTGCTCGACCAGATGAGCGCCCGGCGGCCAGAGGCCCGCATTCTGGTGGCCTCCCTTCCGCCGCTGGCGAACGCGGCCCAGAATGCCTGGGTCGAGCGGTTCAACGCGGCCCTCCCCGGGGTCGTCAAGACGCGGGCGGATCAGGGCAAGAAGGTGGCTTTCGTGGACGTGGGCGCGGCGCTCACCCTCGCCGACCTCGCCGACGGGGTCCATCCCGACGCGGGTGGGTACAGCAAGCTCGCCGACGTGTGGGAACAGGCGCTGCTGAACACCCCGGGCGCGCTCACCCCCTGA